A genome region from Anolis carolinensis isolate JA03-04 chromosome 6, rAnoCar3.1.pri, whole genome shotgun sequence includes the following:
- the LOC100556030 gene encoding olfactory receptor 14C36-like, with amino-acid sequence MSNFTSTSSFLLLEFSDMRELQILSFFVFLAFYLTALIGNFLIITVVAVDSHLHIPMYYLLFDLAMLDIGSISVMVPKAMAMSLKNDRSITYAGCVAQVFFYIFFGASGYSVLTIMAHDRYVAICHPLHYERIMHKGACLQMVATGLIASLIYAILHTCGTFANPFCSNIVNQFFCEIPQLIKLSCSGLSLMETGVLILSFSIALGCLIFIIRSYVQVFVVVLRIPSSQGQKKALSTCVPHLTVVTMLVASGVLAYARSIADSSNLDTVLAMIYTIIPPMSNPFIYSVRNKEVKTALRNLLHAAFSF; translated from the coding sequence ATGAGTAACTTTACTTCCACATCCTCTTTTCTGTTGCTGGAATTCTCAGATATGAGAGAACTACAAATCTTATCCTTTTTTGTCTTCCTAGCATTCTACTTGACTGCATTAATAGGCAACTTTCTCATTATCACTGTAGTTGCAGTTGATTCCCACCTTCACATTCCCATGTACTACCTCCTATTTGATTTGGCCATGTTGGACATTGGATCAATTTCTGTCATGGTGCCCAAGGCTATGGCTATGTCTCTTAAGAATGATAGGTCAATTACTTATGCTGGCTGTGTTGCTCaggttttcttttatattttctttggagCCTCAGGTTATAGTGTCCTAACTATTATGGCTCACGATCGCTATGTTGCAATCTGCCACCCTCTCCACTATGAGAGAATCATGCACAAAGGAGCCTGCCTACAGATGGTAGCCACTGGGCTGATTGCTAGTCTTATTTATGCCATATTACACACCTGTGgcacctttgcaaatcctttctGTTCCAATATTGTCAATCAGTTCTTCTGTGAAATTCCACAATTAATAAAGTTGTCCTGCTCAGGCCTTTCTTTAATGGAAACTGGGGTTCTTATCCTGTCATTTAGTATAGCATTAGGGTGCCTTATCTTCATCATCAGATCATATGTACAGGTCTTTGTTGTTGTGCTTCGAATTCCTTCTTCACAAGGTCAGAAGAAAGCCCTCTCCACTTGTGTTCCCCACCTCACAGTTGTCACAATGTTGGTAGCCAGTGGGGTCCTCGCCTACGCAAGGTCTATTGCTGACTCTTCTAATTTGGATACAGTTTTGGCCATGATATATACCATAATTCCTCCTATGTCAAATCCATTCATCTATAGTGTTAGAAACAAAGAGGTCAAGACTGCTTTAAGAAATCTGTTACATGCTgccttttccttttaa
- the LOC100556229 gene encoding olfactory receptor 14C36 produces the protein MRELQILSFFVFLSFYLTASIGHLLIITVVAVDSHLHTPMYYLLFNLAMSDIGSISVMVPKAMAMSLKNDRSITYAGCVAQVFFFVFFSASGYSVLTIMAHDRYVAICHPLHYERIMHKGACLQMVAIGLIASLIYATLHTCGTFGNTFCSNIVNQFFCEIPQLIKLSCSGFSIMETGVLILSFSIALGCLIFIIRSYVQIFVVVLRIPSSQGQKKALSTCVPHLTVVIMLIASGVLVHARFTADSSNLDIVLSMVYTIIPPMSNPFIYSVRNKEVKTALRNLLHVAISYKNILKVVL, from the coding sequence ATGAGAGAACTACAAATCTTATCCTTTTTTGTCTTCCTATCATTCTACTTGACTGCATCAATAGGCCACCTTCTCATTATCACTGTAGTTGCAGTTGATTCCCATCTTCACACTCCCATGTACTATCTCCTATTTAATTTGGCCATGTCGGACATTGGATCAATTTCTGTCATGGTGCCCAAGGCCATGGCTATGTCTCTTAAGAATGATAGGTCAATTACTTATGCTGGCTGTGTTGCTcaagttttcttttttgttttcttttcagccTCAGGTTATAGTGTCCTAACTATTATGGCTCATGATCGCTATGTTGCAATCTGCCACCCTCTCCACTATGAGAGAATCATGCACAAAGGAGCCTGCCTACAGATGGTAGCCATTGGGCTGATTGCTAGTCTTATTTATGCCACATTACACACCTGTGGCACCTTTGGAAATACTTTCTGTTCCAATATTGTCAATCAATTCTTCTGTGAAATTCCACAATTAATAAAGCTGTCCTGCTCAGGTTTTTCCATAATGGAAACTGGGGTTCTTATCCTGTCATTTAGTATAGCATTAGGGTGCCTTATTTTCATCATCAGATCATATGTACAGATCTTTGTTGTTGTGCTTCGAATTCCTTCTTCACAAGGTCAGAAAAAAGCCCTCTCCACTTGTGTTCCCCACCTCACAGTTGTCATAATGTTGATAGCCAGTGGGGTCCTTGTCCATGCAAGGTTTACTGCTGACTCTTCTAATTTGGATATAGTTTTGTCCATGGTATATACCATAATTCCTCCAATGTCAAACCCATTCATATATAGTGTTAGAAACAAAGAGGTCAAGACTGCTTTACGAAATCTGTTGCATGTTGCAATTTCCTATAAAAACATACTTAAAGTTGTTCTGTGA
- the LOC100566074 gene encoding olfactory receptor 14C36-like produces MNNFTSTSSFLLLEFSDMRELQILSFFVFLALYLTALIGNLLIVTVVAVDSHLHTPMYYFLFNLAMSDIGSISVMVPKAMTMSLKNDRSITYAGCVAQVFFHVFFATSGFSVLTIMAHDRYVAICHPLHYERIMHKGACLQMVAIGLIGSLIYTILHTGGTFGNTFCSNIVNQFFCEIPQLIKLSCSGISIMETGFLILAFSLALGYLIVIIRSYVQIFVVVLRIPSSQGQKKALSTCVPHLTVVTMFVASGVLVYARSTAQSSNLDSILSMIYTIIPPTSNPFIYSVRNKEVKTALQNLLRVAISYKNKFKVVL; encoded by the coding sequence ATGAATAACTTTACTTCTACATCCTCTTTTCTGTTGCTGGAATTCTCAGATATGAGAGAACTACAAATCTTATCCTTTTTTGTCTTCCTAGCACTCTACTTGACTGCATTAATAGGTAACCTTCTCATTGTCACTGTCGTTGCAGTTGATTCCCACCTTCACACTCCTATGtattatttcctctttaatttgGCCATGTCGGATATTGGATCAATTTCTGTTATGGTGCCCAAGGCTATGACAATGTCCCTTAAGAATGATAGGTCAATTACTTATGCCGGCTGTGTTGCTCAGGTTTTCTTTCATGTGTTCTTTGCGACCTCAGGTTTTAGTGTCCTAACTATTATGGCTCATGATCGCTATGTTGCAATCTGCCACCCTCTCCATTATGAGAGAATCATGCACAAAGGAGCCTGCCTACAGATGGTAGCCATTGGGCTGATTGGTAGTCTTATTTATACCATATTACACACCGGTGGCACCTTTGGAAATACTTTCTGTTCCAATATTGTCAATCAGTTCTTCTGTGAAATTCCACAATTAATAAAGTTGTCCTGCTCAGGTATTTCCATAATGGAAACTGGGTTTCTTATTCTGGCATTTAGTTTAGCATTAGGGTACCTTATTGTCATCATCAGATCATATGTACAGATCTTTGTTGttgtgcttagaattccttcttcacAAGGTCAGAAAAAAGCCCTTTCCACTTGTGTTCCCCATCTCACCGTTGTCACAATGTTTGTAGCCAGTGGGGTCCTTGTCTATGCAAGGTCAACTGCCCAATCTTCTAATCTGGATTCCATTTTGTCCATGATATATACCATAATTCCTCCAACATCAAATCCATTTATCTATAGTGTTAGAAACAAAGAGGTCAAGACTGCTTTGCAAAATCTGTTACGTGTTGCGATTtcctataaaaataaatttaaagtgGTTCTGTGA
- the LOC107983916 gene encoding olfactory receptor 14A16: MYNHTSTSSFLLLEFSTTRGLQILHFFVFLAMYVVALTGNLFIIIAILADYQLHSPMYFFLLCLAVVDLGSVSVTIPKSMAMSLMNDRSISFPGCKAQVFFYFFFLTSDFVLLSIMARDRHVAICNPLHYERIMNKAAYVKMLVIGLIISLVYSTLHTSGTFMNTFCSNNVNQFFCEVPQLLKLSCSDLYLVEVGLLVLSSIVALGCFIFIIITYVQIIAVVLRISSVRGQKKALSTCVPHLTVFSLLFITGVLAHARRPGDISSSLDLGFAVMYSIIPPMSNPFIYSIRNKEIKNALKKVLYAVNSHKTIFKAIL, from the coding sequence ATGTACAATCACACTTCTACATCCAGTTTTCTCCTGCTGGAATTCTCAACTACCAGAGGACTGCAGATCTTACACTTCTTTGTGTTCCTAGCAATGTACGTCGTTGCACTGACAGGGAATCTTTTCATCATCATTGCAATTCTGGCAGATTACCAGCTACACTCCCCCATGTACTTTTTTCTCTTGTGTTTGGCTGTGGTGGACCTTGGTTCAGTTTCTGTCACAATACCCAAATCTATGGCTATGTCCCTCATGAACGACAGGTCAATATCTTTTCCTGGATGTAAAGCTCAAGTTTTCTTTTACTTCTTCTTTTTAACGTCAGATTTTGTTCTCCTCAGTATAATGGCACGTGATCGCCATGTTGCAATCTGCAACCCACTTCATTATGAGAGAATCATGAATAAGGCAGCCTATGTTAAGATGTTAGTGATTGGGTTGATTATAAGTCTGGTTTATTCTACATTGCACACCAGTGGCACCTTTATGAATACTTTCTGTTCTAATAATGTCAACCAGTTCTTCTGTGAAGTTCCACAATTATTAAAACTTTCCTGTTCTGACCTATATCTAGTTGAAGTTGGGCTCCTTGTACTAAGCAGCATTGTCGCATTAGGATGTTTTATCTTTATCATCATCACGTATGTTCAGATCATTGCTGTGGTGCTCAGAATCTCCTCTGTACGTGGTCAGAAAAAAGCCCTCTCCACTTGTGTTCCCCACCTCACTGTTTTCTCTTTACTATTCATCACTGGAGTGCTTGCTCACGCACGGCGTCCTGGTGATATATCTTCGAGTCTGGATTTGGGTTTTGCTGTGATGTATTCCATAATTCCTCCAATGTCCAATCCATTCATTTATAGTATAAGAAACAAAGAGATCAAGAATGCTTTGAAGAAAGTGTTATATGCAGTTAATTCCCACAAAACCATCTTTAAGGCCATTCTGTGA
- the LOC100561973 gene encoding olfactory receptor 14C36 — MNNFTSTSSLLLLEFSDMRELQILSFFVFLAFYLIALIGNLLIVTVVAVDSHLHTPMYYFLFNLAMSDIGSISVMVPKAMTMSLKNDRSITYAGCVAQVFFYVFFATSGYSVLTIMAHDRYVAICHPLHYERIMHKAACLKMVAIGMTSSLIYAILHTCGTFANTFCSNIVNQFFCEIPQLIKLSCSGLSLMETGVFILSFSIALGCLIFIIRSYVKVFAAVLRIPSSQGQKKALSTCVPHLTVVTMFIVSGVLVYARSTADSSNLDIVLAMIYTIIPPMSNPFIYSVRNKEVKTALQNLLHVAISYKNIFKVVN, encoded by the coding sequence ATGAATAACTTTACTTCTACATCCTCTTTGCTGTTACTGGAATTCTCAGATATGAGAGAATTACAAATCTTATCCTTTTTTGTCTTTCTAGCATTCTACCTGATTGCATTAATAGGTAACCTTCTCATTGTCACTGTCGTTGCAGTTGATTCCCACCTTCACACTCCTATGtattatttcctctttaatttgGCCATGTCGGATATTGGATCAATTTCTGTTATGGTGCCCAAGGCTATGACAATGTCCCTTAAGAATGATAGGTCAATTACTTATGCCGGCTGTGTTGCTCAGGTGTTCTTTTACGTTTTCTTTGCAACCTCAGGTTATAGTGTCCTAACTATTATGGCTCATGATCGCTATGTTGCAATCTGCCACCCTCTCCACTATGAGAGAATCATGCACAAAGCAGCTTGCCTAAAGATGGTAGCCATTGGGATGACTTCTAGTCTTATTTATGCCATATTACACACCTGTGGCACCTTTGCAAATACTTTCTGTTCCAATATTGTCAATCAGTTCTTCTGTGAAATTCCACAGTTAATAAAGCTGTCCTGCTCAGGCCTTTCTTTAATGGAAACTGGGGTTTTTATTCTGTCATTTAGTATAGCATTAGGGTGCCTTATCTTCATCATCAGATCATATGTAAAGGTCTTTGCTGctgtgcttagaattccttcttcacAAGGTCAGAAGAAAGCCCTCTCCACTTGTGTTCCCCACCTCACAGTTGTCACAATGTTTATAGTCAGTGGGGTCCTTGTCTATGCAAGGTCTACTGCTGACTCTTCTAATTTGGATATAGTTTTGGCCATGATATATACCATAATTCCTCCCATGTCAAATCCATTCATCTATAGTGTTAGAAACAAAGAGGTCAAGACTGCTTTACAAAACCTGTTACATGTTGCAATTtcctataaaaatatatttaaagtagTTAATTGA
- the LOC134292617 gene encoding olfactory receptor 14A2-like, producing MIDQLFILHVSQRFFFCFFFFTSDFIVLTIMAHDRYIAICNPLQYERIMHKGACLQMVATGLIFSLIYTCGTFANTFCSNVINQFFCEVPQLLKISCSDLYLVETGLLLLGCTMAFGCFVFIIVTYMQIFRTVFRMPSVHGQKKALSTCFPHVTVVTLFISSTVFAYARPPSGTSCLDIVLR from the coding sequence ATGATAGATCAATTATTTATTCTGCATGTGtcgcagaggttttttttttgcttcttctttttcacATCAGATTTTATTGTCTTAACTATAATGGCACATGATCGTTACATTGCAATTTGCAATCCTCTCCAGTATGAGAGAATTATGCACAAAGGAGCCTGCCTTCAGATGGTAGCAACTGGGTTGATATTTAGTCTTATTTATACCTGTGGCACCTTTGCAAATACTTTCTGTTCCAATGTCATCAATCAGTTCTTCTGTGAAGTTCCACAGTTATTAAAGATTTCCTGTTCAGACCTTTACTTAGTGGAAACAGGGCTTCTACTCCTAGGATGCACCATGGCATTTGGCTGCTTTGTCTTCATCATTGTAACTTACATGCAGATTTTTCGTACAGTATTCAGAATGCCTTCTGTACATGGTCAGAAGAAAGCTCTCTCCACATGCTTTCCCCATGTCACTGTGGTCACACTGTTCATATCCAGTACAGTCTTTGCCTATGCAAGGCCTCCTAGTGGGACATCTTGTCTTGATATAGTTTTGCGGTGA